Proteins from a genomic interval of Asticcacaulis sp. AND118:
- the ribF gene encoding riboflavin biosynthesis protein RibF produces the protein MAKAFLLTLDAGGKLHAQALNDAAHGEEWPTEACAAIGSFDGVHRGHQRVIENAIAAGRRLGAPSAVVCFDPHPQAFFLARAGKAITPFRLMTLDQQVRAFAALGVEYVFVLRFDETLSALTAEAFTQQILHGHLKLSHISCGFDFRYGTQGMGSAETLRAFGTQMGFTTAVTPCQTDETGHKLSSSAVRDALEAGDAQLAGHVLGRPQAFEGVVTRGDQIGRQIGFPTANIELGDYLRPKYGVYVTRTRLADGRVLGSVTNFGKRPTVGGLSERFETHIFGLDHEIYDQTIEVELLHYLRPEEKFPSFDDLKAQIAKDAETAQAYFGT, from the coding sequence GTGGCAAAAGCGTTTCTCCTCACCCTCGACGCCGGCGGCAAACTGCACGCGCAGGCGCTGAACGACGCCGCCCACGGTGAAGAGTGGCCGACCGAAGCCTGCGCGGCCATCGGCAGTTTCGACGGCGTGCATCGCGGGCACCAGCGGGTGATCGAAAACGCCATCGCCGCCGGGCGCAGGCTGGGCGCGCCGTCTGCCGTCGTCTGTTTCGATCCGCACCCGCAAGCCTTCTTTCTGGCGCGCGCGGGCAAGGCCATCACGCCCTTCCGCCTGATGACGCTGGATCAGCAGGTCCGCGCCTTCGCGGCTCTGGGCGTGGAATATGTCTTCGTTCTGCGCTTCGACGAGACCCTGTCGGCCCTGACGGCGGAAGCCTTTACGCAGCAGATCCTGCACGGCCACCTGAAACTCAGCCACATCAGTTGCGGCTTCGACTTCCGTTACGGGACGCAGGGCATGGGCTCGGCGGAAACGCTCCGCGCTTTCGGGACGCAAATGGGCTTCACCACCGCCGTCACCCCGTGCCAGACCGACGAAACGGGCCATAAGCTGTCGTCCTCCGCCGTCCGCGACGCGCTGGAAGCCGGGGATGCGCAACTGGCCGGGCACGTGCTGGGCCGCCCTCAGGCCTTTGAGGGCGTGGTGACGCGCGGCGATCAGATCGGCCGCCAGATCGGCTTTCCAACGGCCAATATCGAACTGGGCGACTATCTGCGTCCGAAATACGGGGTCTATGTGACGCGCACGCGTTTGGCCGACGGGCGGGTCTTGGGCAGCGTCACCAATTTCGGCAAACGCCCGACCGTGGGCGGCCTGTCGGAGCGCTTCGAGACGCATATCTTCGGGCTGGACCACGAAATCTACGACCAGACGATCGAGGTCGAACTGCTGCATTATCTGCGCCCGGAAGAGAAGTTCCCGTCCTTTGACGACCTAAAGGCGCAGATTGCCAAAGATGCCGAAACGGCACAGGCGTATTTCGGGACGTAA